GGCGCTGGTCCACACGCGTGCCGTGGGGAGGGTGGCCGTCATGGTGGTGACCGTGTCCGTGCCGGGGTGGTACCGCACAATCGTGTTCGAGCGTGAGAATGGGTCCGAGCCGCCGAATATGTAAGCGTTGGTGCCGTCCCACACCGCACTCGCGTAAGCGACTTGCGTGGGGAGGGTGGCGGTCATGTTGGTGATGGTGTCCGTGGACGGGTTGTAGCGCACGATCTTGTCCAGGTAGTTACCGTCATAACCCCCGAAGATGTAGGCGTTGGTCCCGTCCCACACCGCACTCGTCGCGTCGCGTGCCGTGGGAAGCGCCCCGCTCATGTTCGTGGCAGAGTCAGCCCTCGCCTCATCCGCCATCGTGAGACTGACGCCGAGAAGCAACGCTACCAGGAGGCAGATCCACAGAAGGCCGCGGACGCCGTCGAGCGACTCCCTGGCGTAGGGGGTGTTGCCGATAGGGGAATAGGTTGCCAGGGGGAGCCTCGCCTCGCGTCCGGAGTCCTTCTGTGCCCTTAAAGCGTTTATCCTCAACTTCTCGCCGAGTCCACTCTGGAGGCGATACTCTTAAAGGAGCGGTGTGCGGAAAAACTGCAAACCAGCTCCCGGAGGACCCGCCATTAGTGAAATCGTATGACTATCTCGCCGCCGTGAGCCGATCGCGAAGTGCGCGCAACCTCGCGGTTGCACGTCGACCCAATCCGTTCCCGTCGCCGAAAGCCGCGAGAATGGAACCGGCGCGCTCGGCGTTTCCCATCCTTTCCAGGGACAGTGCGATCTTCCACGTGAGATCTGCGACACGTTCCAGGTCGCGCGCGCGATTGAAAACACGTGCCGCACGCTGGTAGGACCGGAGCGCGCCGTCGTAGTCCTTGCGCGTGAATCGAAGATCGCCCCGTTCGTCATCGACGAGCGCGGCCTGCCTCGCCGTGAGGCGCTTCGTGCGTGCAAGTGCCTCAAGCACCTCGTCGTAGGCGGTCTGGTACGCCGCAGGAAGAGCTTCCGCTTCCTCGAGGTCGAGGTCGCGTTCAAGCATCGACAAGACGCGCGCTTCGCCGCCCGCCTCCATGAGATGCCGCATCGCCTCGAGACGACCTTCAATCGTCGCGGTGGCGAGATAGTGATCGGCCAAGGCAAGGTGCCTGCTCTTCGACGAACGGTCGACCGAGCGGAAGAAATTCCGCACGACCTCATGAAGCTCGAAGCCGGACAGCGTCTCGTCGACAAGGAGGCGGCGCCGAAGGGAAAGGAACGCGGATTCATCGCGCCGTGAGACGACCACGTCCGCTTCCTCGGGACTGAAAGGGCCGGGAAAGACCGAAAGGGCCGCGAGGACGCGACGCTCGCTTTCCGAGACAACGTCATAGAGCTCCGACAGGAGATAATCGGTGAGGGGCTCCTCGGGGAGGCCGTCGAGAAGGGTGTCAAGCTTCTCGGGGTTCCCCGCCGTCTCAAGGAGTATGTTCAGGGCGAGCGGATGTCCGCCTACTTCTTTTCGCACGCGCCTCTCCAATCTCTCGGGTATCGGCAGCCCTTTTTTGCCCGCGAAGGTGCTGACGGCTTCAGCGTCCAATCCACGAAGCCGAAGTCTACGAACACGGGCCGGTAGCCACGAGAGACGCGTCCTGGAGATGGCGACCACCTGCGCATCGTCCACACGCTCGCAGAGTGTGCGCAAGAGCCCACGAAGGCCGGAGTCGCGCGCGTTCTGCGCATCATCGAAGACGAGAAGCGACCCGGCCCGTTCAATCAAGTCCATGGCTCGTTCGAGTCGTGGCCGCTCGTCGTTTGAATCGTCCGCTTCGAACAGGGCGGGCTTCACGCCCGCAGCGGCAAGATGGAGCGCGAGCCGCGACATGAGCCACGCCTCGGAATCGACTGTGCGGACCCGGTGCCAGAAGACAGGCCGCTTGTCGCGTTGCTGTCGGGCGTAGCTTGCGACGAGCGAACTCTTCCCGATCCCCGCGATGCCCTCGACGACAACGGGACCAGACGAGGCGCCAAGCGCGGACAATTCGTCGTGACGGCCGACGAAGACCCGGGGCAAATCGGGCGGGGGCGCCTCGATCTGGCTGGCCTCGGCGGACCTCTTGGTGCCGCCCATGAGAATCGTGACGCCGTCGGGTCCGAAAACCAGACTTGCGGTGTTCGCACAGAGTCGATACGTCCGCACATTGGTGTCTAACCGGCGCCACGCGCCCTCGACGAGTCCCGCCTTCTCCATGGCCCTTAGTCGACGGGCCGCGTCCGATTCGGGCATGGAAAGGAGGCCTGCGACACGTCGGGGATGCGCGGGCTCGGCAGCAAGAAGCGAGAGGATCGCCCGGTTGCGAGGCGACGCAATGAGGCGCAAAGCATCCGGCGGCACGCGCGAGGAGTGACCTCGTCCCCTAAAAAAGCGCCGCCAGGCCGGCCACAGATAGGGGCGCCCGAAAAACGTGCACGGCGGGTCAGAACCCTTAATAGGCCCCTCGCAATCTTCCGGACGGGTCTGAGAAGATGGACAGGGACACCCTCACTGGCATCGTCGGAGCAGTCATCCTCGTCGGCGCGATGGCCGGCGTCTTCTATTACGAGAGTGTCAACGCGCCGCCGGTCGTAAACGGCGGCGGGACGGGGGGGACGGGGAACAACACCACGACGAACGGGACGGGCGGTGGCGGCGGTCAACAGACGCTGCCCAATGAGAACGGC
This is a stretch of genomic DNA from Euryarchaeota archaeon. It encodes these proteins:
- a CDS encoding helix-turn-helix domain-containing protein, translating into MPPDALRLIASPRNRAILSLLAAEPAHPRRVAGLLSMPESDAARRLRAMEKAGLVEGAWRRLDTNVRTYRLCANTASLVFGPDGVTILMGGTKRSAEASQIEAPPPDLPRVFVGRHDELSALGASSGPVVVEGIAGIGKSSLVASYARQQRDKRPVFWHRVRTVDSEAWLMSRLALHLAAAGVKPALFEADDSNDERPRLERAMDLIERAGSLLVFDDAQNARDSGLRGLLRTLCERVDDAQVVAISRTRLSWLPARVRRLRLRGLDAEAVSTFAGKKGLPIPERLERRVRKEVGGHPLALNILLETAGNPEKLDTLLDGLPEEPLTDYLLSELYDVVSESERRVLAALSVFPGPFSPEEADVVVSRRDESAFLSLRRRLLVDETLSGFELHEVVRNFFRSVDRSSKSRHLALADHYLATATIEGRLEAMRHLMEAGGEARVLSMLERDLDLEEAEALPAAYQTAYDEVLEALARTKRLTARQAALVDDERGDLRFTRKDYDGALRSYQRAARVFNRARDLERVADLTWKIALSLERMGNAERAGSILAAFGDGNGLGRRATARLRALRDRLTAAR